aaaacaaagagatcTATGAAAAGATCGAGCATTCCTAGCTAAAGAATCAGCAATTTCATTCTGTGTTCTTGACACGTAGGTGATCTTGAAATCCGAATAACACATGAGGATAATTTGAATGGCTTCCAGCTCCGTTGAAAAGTTTGGCCAGGCTTGGGGTTCCTTTATCATGGCTATCAGGTCCTTGCAATCTGTTCCAAAGTGTTGGCAGTTTGAATGTTGAAGTATGCTTTCCAGTGCCCATTTCAATGCTTCCAATTCCGAGTGTAGTGCTGTCTCCCGCCTCCTTAAGTTCTGTATTCCCATAAGTTGAATCTTTTCCGTGTTATCCTTCAATACCCATCCAATTCCACTGAAAAGATCTGTGGATGTCCAAGAGCCATCTACCATACACATATTATTCAAGCTTAAGGCTTGTACCACTTCAGTGTTTGGTGCCTGTGGGGGATTAGGTATAGACTCCTTAGCATTATACCAAGCCTGACATTCACTCTATGCGTACCTGACCAGTTCCAAAGGGTCCCTGTCAATCCCCCTGAATAGCTTATCATTCCTCGCCTTCCATATGTACCAGATTATCCATGGGTAAGGGTCTCTATCATCTTCTGGCCTTCTAATTGTATTTTTCCTTCAGAAAAGGTAGTCAATATTGGCGTACATACTCGATATGGGGAAAGTTTGGGGGTTTGACGGCGTAGATGATAGTTCCCATGCTTGTAACGCTGGTGGACATTCAAAGATCGCGTGGGTTACATTTTCCTCTGtctctccacatcttgggcagtaaTTATCACACCGCAGATTGCGACATATTAAGTTCCTTGTTACTGCTACCTGTCCCgaaattaattgccatataagatggcaAATTTTCTGAGGTGCGTTCactttccaagcaaaggcttgaagttcAGTGATGCTAGGTTGTGTAACTTCAGTTTCCTCCTCCGCATTCAATATATTTGTAGCAACCCAATACCCAGACTTAACCGTGTATTGGCCGTTTTTAGTGTAACTCCAGCAAAAGGAATCCCTGCGATGCGTTgggcttatggccaaactcatAATCAGCTGTATATCCTCTTGCTCAACATACTGTGCCAGTATCCTAGCGTCCCATTACTTTTGTTCCGAGTTCATAAGGCTACTTACAAGCATTTTTGGATTTACGACTCGTACCCTAGGACGGGCCGGCCTAGCTGGCGTCGAAGGAATCCACGGATCCTGCCATACATTGATTTCATATCCTGAGTGCACTTTACTCCTAATATCCAAAAGCAAAAGCTTCTTCGCTGCTGAAATACTCGTCCACACGTAGGATGGGTTATCCACCGCAGCAATTCGCAAGGGCGAACTGAGGCAGTAATATTTCCCTTTAAGGACTCTCGCTACTAATGAATCCGGATACTGAACAAGGCGCCAGAGTTGTTTCGCTAGCAGTGTTAAATTAAATTCATGGATCATGCGGAATCCCACTCCACCCTCCTCTCTAGGAGCACACATCTTTTCCCATTTAGCCCAGTGAATCCCTCTTTTTGGCGGGTTTGAACTCCACCAAAACTGTGCAATGGCACTTGCAAGGTTCTCACAAATCTCCAAAGGGAGTAAGAAGCTTGACATTACGTATGTGGGAAGAGCTAAGAGAATAGATTTGATCAgaacttcctttcctcctttcGATAGCCATCTACCTGTCCAACCGTTCACTCGATgtaatagtttttcttttaggAAAGCGAAAAGCCTGCACTTGGATCCGCTAATATCCTCTGGTATTCCCATGTACTTTCCTATTCCCGCTTCACTCTGATTCCCGAGAGTGTCTTTGATTTGTTGTCTATCATTCACCGCGatcctcttaccaaagagtaatgaGGACTTCTCAAAATTAATGCATTGGCCTGACGCTTTTCCATActtcctgactactttcataacttcttcacattcacggggctccgccttacagaagaaaaggctatcatcagcaaagagaatgTGTGATACCGAGGGGCTAGCGCGTGCGACgcgcatccccgttatcttcccttgattctctgcttgattaagaaggctaacgagcgcttccgtgcatagaataaatatgaaaggatacaaaggatctccttgacgtaaaccTCTCCCTGGAACAATATTTCCCCTTGGTTCTCCATTCATCAGGACTTTATACTTAACCGAGGTGATGCATCGCATAATCCAGCCAATCCAAATCTCTGAGAAACCCATCTTCCGCATAACCGCCTCGATGAAAGACCATTCCATTctatcatatgctttactcatatctGTTTTGATGGCCATTCTCTTGACTTTCCCAGCTGGTTTAGTTCTCAGCGCATGGAACATCTCCTGAGCTATCATTATATTGTCAGTTATCTGTCTACCcgcaacaaaggctgactgggttTCAGATATTCTTTGAGGAAGAACCTTCTTTAATCtttggcataagaccttagataTAATCTTATAGCTGACATTGCACAGGCTGATCGGTCTGAACTTAGACATTTCATTGGGCTTCTCCGTTTTAGGAATTAAGCAGATATTGTATCATTTAGCCCCTGAGCCATTGTTCCGTCGAAAAGAAATTGATTAACCATACGAGTTAAATCCTCTTTGACAATATCCCAAAATTTCTGATAGAATAGAGCTGTCATCCCATCTGGCCCTGGTGCTTTCTCTGGGTGCATGGCGAACAACGCTAATTTAACTTCCCATTCAGTAGCTGGAGCTGTAAGATCCTCATTTATTGGCCCAGTTATCGCTGTGGAGACATTTTCCAGCGCCTCTGCTATATCCTCCGGATTTGCAGACTCGAAAATTTGTCTGAAGTAACTAGTAGCAATGACTACTAATCCTTCCTCGTCCTCCACCACATTTCCATTATCATCTAAAAGTTGTGTGATCCTATTTCTCGCCCTTCTTTGTCTCACCAACGCATGGAAGTATTTTGAATTTCCATCACCTTCCCTTAACCAAAGAACCCGGCTCTTCTGTCTCCAAAACATTTCTTCCGCCTTAAGGGCGTTAGATAATTCCTTCAGAGCCGCTGCTATTTCCTGAGTAGTAGCATCATCATTCGAGTAGAGATCTTCCACCTTTTCCTTAAGCTCTTCCACTAGCTTTTCTGAATTCACATTATTCTGtctcctccattgactcaaagCTTTACGACAACTAGCAATATGATCCATTATGTTCGCATCGGGTGGAAGATCCTCTGATTTCCAGCCCTCAAGGATTACTTGGCGTAGTTCCGCATTGTCCAACCATCgcttatcaaatttaaatttctttttctttctcactGGTTTAGATAGAATATCTGCTAGGATCGGACGATGGTCCGACCCCCAGAGCCTGAGATACTTACTAGCTGTATGTGGGAATTTCTCATGCCAATCTTCATTCCCCACCGCTCTATCTAACCGGCACCTTACCGTCACACCACCTGTCCTCTTTCCCACCCAAGAAAGCATATTTCCAGTAAATGTCTTAATAGGACCATTTGATTAATTACTTAATATGACATAATGATTATTATTAGTCTAACAAATATGTTGAgaaaatatagatttaaattttatttttaattataacaaaatctctTGAGAAAATATCTACCCAAATcttattaaaagttttaaatatttttttaaaatcatgcAACAATTAATTgcgtaatttttaatataatatgattatgcattaatattaattaaatattattataaaacaaaaaaaattctttgctatttttataaattttataatatattatatataaatagaagtaatatagaattaaataaaacaaaagtatataaaattggtaaattaacatattttattttaaaattgctttcatttaaataaataaaataaactatcattgctttcatttaaataaataaaataatctatcATTCATAGTTAAAAAGAGTTAAAATCATAAAGtatgtatattttatacaaaaaatattagcaTATGTTAACAACACGAGTTTCTTTCATGCTTATATAGCTTAAGTTTGAAGTTGCATCCAGTGaacataaatgaaaatattttgaaatttcatgcatgtatataaaaattaaaatataactaaataataataGTCCCTCTGTTTCTAAATAATCCATGTttctaaatctaaaacatgcattaatacagtagaacctctataaattaatactcgataaattaataatttctataaattaataaatttcatcgGTCCCAACTTGGGCCGgtgtaaaatatgacacaaatcgataaaataataagataataatatttttaaaattcccatgtaaatatatagtcccattaaaatcataaattaataatctatctctatacttattttatataagtacaaactaaacattatagtgttggttttatattcacaatgaaaatacttctatttttcttaatattttaatatattttgataatatttcataaaattatatcgAAAACCACATAacacatatatgaaaaataaaaatatacatcaaataagataataaaataatatgaaagtcaaatttctaaatttaaataatttatatatggtaaaattaaatattttcttagtttattaataaacatattcaaaaataaaataaaaaaatctaaaaaggaaactttgataaattaatatctctataaattaataaaattttaaagtcccaacattattaatttatagaggttctactgtatattGCTTTCACTTGTTCATTAGTATTGAGCtatttgtaatttatatgtataaaagtaaatacaaatattttaaataataatatgttaataatttcACTAGATATTTGTTTTCAGTATAAGAATTTGGATCCATTCAGTTACTCATTACTTGGGAAATTTTTAAGCTATATTCATTTGAAATGAATCATAACTATTTTTGTTCTAGTTTAACTGAAAACTGATTATTTTGTCATTTGTTTTGGTTCTTGTTTTtagatttgaaaatatataattttttttactttcttacaattagataaatgatattttgtattaaaaaaatacttgaaaagtTATATTGGATCTCTGCAAAAAATCTCAATTATATGGTACACATCCTGACTTCAGGGTTTCAAGACATATGCTTAAGATAAATCATTTGTCTTTTGCAGATGACATAAAATTTTCATCAAATCCAACTCTCATGGATGCTCCACATTGATGTAAATACAGGAAAAGTATGAGTCAACCTCATGACAAATAATCAATACTGGAAAATCAACTATATCTTTCTCAGCCAAAACACCAGCTGAGGTGAAAGCTCGGGTAAATATTCATCTTGgaattgagaaagaagaagatgtatGTATCTAGGTTTACCTAagcattttggaaaaaaaagaaaaaagactcGTTTGCATCTATGGCTGATAGAATAAGGGAAAGATCCATCAATTGGTACATGGCATGGAAGGCTACTATGCTGCAATCAGACCTCTCAGCTCCTAAGcattttggaaaaaaagaagaaagacttGTTTGCATCTATAGCTGATAGAATAAGGCAAAGATCCATCAATTGGTACATGGCATGGAAGGCTACTATGCTGCAACCAGACCTCTCAGCTACCATTATCTTTGTCATGTTTTCAACTACATGTACGTTTGTGCAAGAAAATACAGTCAATACTCACTAGTTTCTGGTGAAACTCAAAAGAAGAAACTAAAAAGATTTTGATGGTTTTTTTGGGACCCTCTTACCGAACCTAAGATCTTATTTGTGGACATCCAGATTTTCAATCATGCCCTCTTGGTAAAAATCCTGTGTAGGTTAACTACATGCTCTGATTGCTTACTTTCCCTTTGGATGTGCCCCAGTCCAAGGAATCAGACCAGTCTGAAGATCAGGACGTTCCAGACGTCCCAATCGAGGTTCACTCTTCCGACCGTACCAGACAGACTGATCGGGCCGTGTACCAGATCGACCCGCGAACGTCCGGATTGGAGCTTCGGCCAGGTCCATGACCAGATGATCAAACTGACCGAACTGAAGCTCGTCTTTCCCAAGCAACTCGACAAGCTAAGGCTGATGGTCAAGCCAGAATCAACTTAGGATGAGCCAATTTCGATTCAGACCGCGGCTTCTCTCTTTCGGCCCATTTGGCTCGTACCGCATTCACCAGCGACTGTGCTGATGATCTTGCTTCCTTGTTCGATCCGATCATGGACTTCTCCTTTGGATATTTctctaaggcaaggatccttaAGCTTTCAGAAGACTTGGGCCACGCTGGAATGCAACTTGTCAGATCAGAACGTCCTGCGGCCTTGCAGAACGTCCTGCGGCCTTGCAGAACGTCCTGCGCCCCTTGCTGATCGTCCTGCGCATGTACTGATCCTTTCCGCCTTGGTCACAGCCAGTTCGGATGAATCTGGACAGGAGCCGAACGgtcatcttgactagtcttctctattttccgtgccttgaccagatctagtcaaatttatcttttctatgtcttgttttcctACAAATCTATTTATTGTCTTTTACTACAAAACTCTACTCTTCTAAGGAATAAAGCAATCGATTTTTGTGTGAAATTTCTGAGTTAAAACTCTTTGTTCATTGTAAAaacttgtcttgtttcttggtgagtcatatccaagtaaacacttcctcaaatcgttgaacttgtgagtcatatcaagcaacgacgagagatccttcacttggtggtcttgtgagtcatatcaaacACCATTTGGAGTCGGGAATATCGGAGGCCTTCCGCAGCCTTCATGTGACCCTTCAATCCATTCAGTTCTCCATCCAGAGTTCATATCCAAACAGAACCAGTAGAGTGATCCGTTCCTAGGGTCTTTCAAGTGGTATCATAGCTACTCTTCTGGTATCTTCTGAATCAttccatcttctcatcttccAATTCTtcataaacacttcttcttctacctttcttgaatccgggcccctcattaccatccaccatatatataaaaaaagagaaaagatctataaaaaaaaaaaaagaagagaaaaacaaaaaaagaaatcaaaagtttgatttgtggattggtggtggaagagaaaggctgctggctgaggagaaatctaccctttgaggtggttaaaacggattcccaaaccaaaatctcttatctttctctcttaagAAATTCTCTTATGTTTGCTTGGAAATTGTCCATTGGGATTCTTTGATCTGTTCTTCTTAGAACCTTGAGTGGAAACTTGTTTGTGTGACTATCCAAATTCTGAGAAAAACACTTGAGTGGGCgagatcaaacacttgagagtgtgaggttaTTATCTAACTTTTGTGTTAAAGCTTTTTAGGAAACCATGAGTAGTGAGGATGAAAGAAACCGACCCAAAAATTCTGTTGCCGGCTTGTCTAACTTACAAATGAGTGCCTTGAATGATTCTATTACTAACCTTATGAACACAGGTCTTGAACAGATCCATCAAAGGCTAGACGAGATCCAGACCAGCCAAGGCGTCCCAACCGTTCCGATGATGAAGGCCAAGAGGAGGATTTTGAGGATGATGTCCGATCCATCAATAGACCAAGAAGGGGTCATAGAAACCGAGAGCAAGGTGATATCAATCCATTTGCTAGAACTAATCGTGTTAGCTTAGGAGAATTGAAGctaaaaattcaaacttttgatggcaaaaatgatccagatgcttttcttgaatgggaaagaaaGATTGAACTTGTTTTTGATTGTTAAAAGTTCTCTGATTTTAAGAAAGTTAAGCTGGCCGCCGCTGAATTcactggctatgctattaactggtatgatcAAGTTGTGACCTATAGGAGGAGAACATGTAAATGTCCGGTTGAAACATGGGACGAGCTTACCCTGCTGATGAGGAAACGGTTCGTGCCTGCTCACTATCACCGTGACCTCCACCAGAAGCTGAGACGCTTGCTTCAAGGTACCAAGTTTGTGGAAGATTATCACCAAGAGATGGAAATCTTGATGATCAAAGCGGATGTAGATGAGCCTTTGGACGCCACCATGGCTAGATTTCTTTCAGGCCTCAACCGAGACATCCAAGATCGTATGGAGCTTCATTAGTATGCTACTACTGAGCAGATGCTACACAAGGCCACCTTGATTGAACAGCAAATCAAAAGGAAGGGCTACTCAAAACCGGCCATTGCTCCCAAACCGGCCTATGTTCCTAAACCAAGCTACCAAGACAaaggtaagtcttcttccacaacagAAAATgcttttaaaactgatgttCCTGCTTGTGATGACAAAGGAAATGCAGTGGAAGCTTCTTGCCGAGCAAGAGACATTAGATGCTTCAAGTGTCAAGGTCTAGGACACTATGCCAAGAACTGTCCAAACCAACGGGTGAGATTCTCATGGAGAATGGAGAAGTTGAATATGAGGATGAACAGGAGGACAAAGAGGATATTGGTCcgatctttgatgaggaggacgagTCCTTTGGATATCCGCATCACGGACCCCTACTCGTTGCTAGGAAAGGCATGGACGAGTCTATCTTCGATGAGACGGACGGCCGCTTGGTCGATGATTCTGATCCGACCTTTGATGCTGATTCCGATCCGATATTTGATGAGGAGGTTTGCTTCGACTATCCAGCTCATGGTCCTCTACTTGTCACAAGGAGATCTCTGAGTGTTCAAcccaaaaccaatgaaaaagaacaaagggagaatctaTTTCATTCTCGTTGTTTAGTTTCTCAAAAGGTCTGttctttgattattgatgttggGAGTTGTACTAATGTTTCTAGTGACACTCTTGTCAGGAAACTAGGACTTGCTACTCGGCCCCTCTCTCGTCCTTTCTGGTTGGAATGGCTAAACGAGGCTGGAGAACAATATGTGAGGGAACAAGTTACCGTCCCCCTTACCATTGGCCGATATGAGGATGAGGTCGTTTGCAACGTTCTTCCCATGGACACATGCCACATTCTCTTGGGCCGGCCATGGCAATTTGATAAGAGGGCCGTGCATGATGGCTTCACAAACCGACACTCCTTTGATCAtaaaggaaagaagatcacGCTGGTACCTTTGACACCTTTGGAGGTTCACCAAGACCAGATCCAACTCAAGAGGAACCGTGACAAAGAACCCAAGCCAGATGAACCTGAATCATCCCACCGAAGCTCTAATTTCTATATCAAGCCAAGTCAGGTCAAGAAATCTCTTTActctcaaaagccatttcttCTACTTGTGTGCAAAGAATCTcttatggcttcttcttcagacCTTGCACTGGAGATTCCGAGTGAACTTCTAGATGTTTTGCAGAAGTTCTCTGATGTTTTTCCAGATAAGAATCCTAAAGGTTTCCCACCAGTACgaggcattgagcatcagataGACTTTGTTCCAGGTGCTTCTCTACTAAATTGACCAGCCTATCGTACAAATCCAGTGGAGACCAAGGAACTTCAGAAACAGATTGGTGACCTTCTTGAGAAAGGCTACATCCGGGAGAGCCTCAATCCTTGTGCCATTCCTGTCCTTCTTGTGCCCAAAAAGGATGGCTCTTGGCGCATGTGCGTGTGTAGAGACGAGAAAATCGTCAAAGTGCTCAACCGAAACAATGCTGAGCAAGTCGGTGTGGTTGGCGGGAGTcattcaaagaagaagaatgacgTGGCAAATAAAGACTtgttgataccactcaaattaccctaaggagtgaattactctctcaaataagatgtTCAGTtgaagtacttagggatcaaatccacaaggagctagggaacctattaaatctagtcaagttattaattctaagtgtttgttgttttatgggtttaaaagtaaatagtaatcctaattgagcaagtctattgctcaactaacaagatgattgggggtatAACTTATTGGGagatattagatgcatggtttctattcaggtgttggagattataatcctatagatgcctaacagttgcatgcagatatattagagctcaactccttaatcacagtgatcagcgatggcaatgtttcactggttaactaactagatcttggatctcaattGTCGTCTTTTCATCACAAgaaagtatcgatcgatgatcctatatggatatcgatcgatacacctttcgcaaatatcgatcgattgtcagaagacaatattgatcgatgcttctagttaagccctaggcgcagTTTGATAATGTTCACTAGTCttctagatcagcggttagcatctctctagcagtcctagcatgacagattagattcaggacatgatgatcaaggatgcttgactcatgctaatTCAGTTCATGTTCtcgttagcaaggctaaaacaagcattaatgaacaatcaatcaatgaatatcaatacttagcaaatctatagttggggctaatccctctaacctatttgaaccctgaatctaacaagtgaactactcagacataactaagcaattcatgacacaaaatatagataaaaaatgCATAGAATAGAACAGATGAATCAAtgaagttccaatcacaaatctctctatgattttctctcctaagactctgctgaaaataagaatacaatggtggctcCCAAAAAGAactctcttgcctcctaacacttaggcaagtatataactattaggttaaaaactcgtcaggggtaatcttgtaatttggtgaagctttgggtttaaagtcggctggaaccaagtcgcgcatctCGCGTCCCGACATTGATCGATGGTaaaggatgtacatcgatcgatcataatctttaatcgtcgaggcttctcttctgtatcgatcgacggcactggatgtgcatcgaacgattgcttcttcttcgtatcgacctctaatggtcagctcagATGAAATCtcatttaagctcctaaatgctccataatcatcactttactccaagatactcctgaacctgaaaacatacctaataggatagaatatataatatatagatagtaaaacacttatataccatggatgaaaattggtcaaatccatggtatatcaactccctcagacttacccttttgcttgtcctcaagcaaaacaaacaggcagtctctctgaaagaggtttgaaaacagtagggactcacagatttaaaacatagaaatcatcacctctacaatttcgcaaaccacatctaaaaagtcctaatcacaaaagcacattatgcattatcctagcttagcaaccaaattcaactagtctacaactcagcaaatcctgtctgacattcccctctactaacctcatttcttagcataaatatataagttcatgctttaccttgggagtatcgatcacatgatgcaaggattttcagacaagtatctggaactgcaggtaaaagttagttcataatttatctctctctaatttctctcttgagtcaaagtctgcttccattgcaggattggtaaccaagattggacaggcttccatgaatcaagactttatggtggttgccaccaaaccctgttcacttctttctgacctatatccaagaattctttgtgaagcgagccttgaagattgcctcctccaagtcccgttcgaattcttttattggaatctttatgaatcaagccttaatagATTTAGCCAcaaagtcctgttcagactcctCCTAACTAGATCCTAAGTCCtaattaagtaataaatttcgttttttttatagttattaTCACTAACTACTATAGGGTTGAAATAGAGAGAGGAAATGTGATAAATGAATCTACACAaagcgttaccttccagacttgtctaaagaatccgatcccatgtataccaagccccaagacaagcaattatgtcaggtttagtattggaggtcagctttgtttccttcaaacaatcaaggcaagtgtgtatagttgacatgttgatccactttaacatctttagtactatctgcaatcagtaaatctagaatggtgctaaagagtggttagacattcaagtataaatcaataataagatcatagtccctttcacatagctagcataattttattaaaaatctttttataagaatcataataaattatctaagtaaacctcccccaagacttaaattacactgtcccagtgtaacacagttggagttatggtggaaataaatcataagtactcaatgcaacaagttaggaagataaacctgaccgtagtgggaatcgatcgatgtgcattggtatgcatcgatcgtcgtatgtgattgtaggtcgatcgatgtcgacgtctcgtccacggtcgatatggtgatcatcctacttgggtcttgcaataaatctgaaagattgaaaacgaaagtaaatactagtaactaagaaaaccaattaaaattacctaatagtgggttgcctcccactcagcactttgttatagtcatttagcttgactgtggaggtgtgtggctagttggtggaaagacagctacttgttgggaaacaagcatccacctcatctctgcacatactggaccaagctgcaatgaaacttcttgtggcctaatcgtttctggtccatctctcatccatcttctgtattgcatttgagatgttctgtCACCTTTCTAGGATGTTTTCAATGCTGATCTGAAGCCATCCTATCTTGTCGTAGGTGTATGCTGATAGCTCGTTCAGTTTCTCATGCATTGActccattttgttttgtatcagctgctcgtcgtctggtgtagacgtggtatcgatcgatgcgaccaAGTGTTTATCGGTCGATGCTGGTGccttactgtcgatcgatttggagcTCTGGTGATCGATgttgatatctggtgttgagatgcgagttgcctctgaatggctttgacttccttcTGTAACCACTCTGCATGGCTATCCAGTCCACTGAGTCtgacgtcgaatggaaagtagtcATCACACCACTTCTCAAACCggtcctccatggtgtctatagctgtgtaaagctgtgatgtgatctgatcaacttctGCTGCTGTGCAGGGAAGATGTTCTGTAGGTTTCCTGCCGTCGAGCGATGCCCTGCggaacctatcgatcgatgtggaacCTTCCtcctgaaaatcatgttgatcattaagCTTGCCAATGTCCCTCTGGAAattcatcatctgtgtagacaaggtgtccaagtatcggatgataggtgaggtgaaacggtcgTGCATATCCTCGTATGTTTGTAACCTATCTTCCATGGCTTCGAACTTGTTGTCGATTGATGTGATGAtgcagatatcgatcgatgtggctggttgtggatccttcttgcgaatggtgtccaaatGTTGCTGTAGGAGATCAATTCTCATGCTTAACCAGTCCACGTTAttgttgagagggttgtatacgtcgttaatcctcatgttgatgtatgcgatctcccattcatccttcttctctgccaaactttccggttctgcaggaatatgggatgtctgtggcttgacgtcgatcgatgttgctttgttggcgtcgatcgatggtgatgtcgTAGCTTCTTTCTCAAGAATATGCTGCATACTATCAATCTCTTTCCTCAtctctgccatacttctgaaaagctcattgtaacctctgGCCAAAGGTTGATAagtgtcatctaccaatgtcttgagttcatctcGTAGTTTTTCCCGAactccacaaataccagtcactATGTCATTAAtctcatctttggtgtagatctctggtgccagttttgcaggtgtgaaagaagtggcatgttctggaagacatatgtgactCTCCTCAAATAGGGATGTTCTCTCTagaa
This region of Brassica napus cultivar Da-Ae chromosome C5, Da-Ae, whole genome shotgun sequence genomic DNA includes:
- the LOC106453811 gene encoding uncharacterized mitochondrial protein AtMg00310-like; the encoded protein is MKVVRKYGKASGQCINFEKSSLLFGKRIAVNDRQQIKDTLGNQSEAGIGKYMGIPEDISGSKCRLFAFLKEKLLHRVNGWTGRWLSKGGKEVLIKSILLALPTYVMSSFLLPLEICENLASAIAQFWWSSNPPKRGIHWAKWEKMCAPREEGGVGFRMIHEFNLTLLAKQLWRLVQYPDSLVARVLKGKYYCLSSPLRIAAVDNPSYVWTSISAAKKLLLLDIRSKVHSGYEINVWQDPWIPSTPARPARPRVRVVNPKMLVSSLMNSEQK